One part of the Lapillicoccus jejuensis genome encodes these proteins:
- a CDS encoding helix-turn-helix domain-containing protein, giving the protein MISVEDWALIRRLVADGLPQRQVARDLGVGRSTVARAVASAGPPKYGRPAVPTAFTPFEPAVRQLLAATPDMPATVIAERVGWTGSITWFREHVRRLRPEHRLVDPTDRLTWLAGDAAQCDLWFPPKKIALEDGASSLLPVLVMTCAHSRFTLARMLPTRRTEDLLLGMRTLIEGLGRVPRRLIWDNESGIGRGKRHADGVGEFTGTLATTLVRLKPC; this is encoded by the coding sequence GTGATCTCGGTGGAGGACTGGGCTCTGATCCGGCGGCTGGTCGCGGACGGGCTGCCGCAGCGGCAGGTCGCGCGGGACCTGGGCGTGGGACGGTCGACGGTGGCGCGGGCGGTCGCATCGGCCGGGCCGCCGAAGTACGGCCGCCCGGCCGTGCCGACAGCGTTCACTCCGTTCGAACCGGCGGTGCGTCAGCTGCTCGCGGCCACGCCGGACATGCCGGCCACGGTGATCGCGGAGCGAGTCGGGTGGACCGGGTCGATCACGTGGTTCCGCGAGCATGTGCGCCGGCTGCGGCCGGAGCACCGGCTGGTGGACCCGACGGACCGGCTGACGTGGCTGGCCGGCGACGCCGCCCAGTGCGACCTGTGGTTCCCGCCGAAGAAGATCGCTCTCGAGGACGGGGCGAGCTCGCTGCTGCCGGTCCTGGTGATGACGTGCGCCCACTCCCGGTTCACACTCGCGCGGATGCTGCCGACGCGGCGCACCGAGGACCTGCTGCTAGGCATGCGGACCCTGATCGAGGGCCTGGGTCGCGTTCCTCGCCGACTGATCTGGGACAACGAGTCCGGCATCGGCCGGGGGAAGCGGCACGCCGACGGCGTCGGCGAGTTCACCGGCACCCTGGCCACGACGCTGGTGCGGCTCAAGCCGTGCTGA